The Arachis ipaensis cultivar K30076 chromosome B10, Araip1.1, whole genome shotgun sequence DNA window GAAAAAGTCTAACTATGTTAAGTGTTTGACCCTGCGATTTGTTAATTGTCATAACAAAAGACACAATCAAAGGAAATTATCTCCGTTAAAACTTAAATGGAAGTGTCTCATTATTTGAAATAATGTTCATCCTAAGAATGAAAACAACTTGGCCAGCTGTGTCACCTGTCAATATAATGCATTCAATAACATAATTACCTAACCGTCTTACTTGCAATCTAGTTCCATTGCAAAAACCCTTAGATTGATCAATGTTTCGTAATAGCATAACAGGTACACCTACTTTGAGTTTCAACTGGTGGGTAGGCAATTCAGAACAATTAATTGAGTTCAAAACATCAGTGGTGATGGTATTCAATTCAGATTCCATGTTTCCTTCTTCAATGCATAATGAGTCGGAACTAATATAAACCTTTTGTTCTCTAGCAAGATAACCCATCATTGTATTGTTTACATCATGCACAACCTCAAGTGTTGGAGCGAGAATTGTGCGCTCCTTGAAATATATAGAATTGTTGATATTAAGCAATAAGTCCGGATAAACAAAGCTTACCAGTTTTTCAAAATCACTGGTGTTATCATCAATGAGTATTTCTTCAGGAATAATGACCtcagattcaccgtcagttgaaTCACTAGCCAACCCGTCTCCAATTTTGATTAGCCATTTTGCAAAAAACTTTAATTTCTCATTTTCAGGTAAGCTATCTCCTTCTGTAAGTCTCATATTTTTTGTTAGCCGAATAACTTCGCAAGATGGCCAGAGATATGATGAATTTATTGAAGCTTGTACAATGTCCTGGCGTGAGCTGATGGGTGCGAAAATTGACTAGTTAAGAATTCAAAATATggaatacgttgcaagtacagttctcaaccagc harbors:
- the LOC107621008 gene encoding uncharacterized protein LOC107621008 codes for the protein MRLTEGDSLPENEKLKFFAKWLIKIGDGLASDSTDGESEVIIPEEILIDDNTSDFEKLVSFVYPDLLLNINNSIYFKERTILAPTLEVVHDVNNTMMGYLAREQKVYISSDSLCIEEGNMESELNTITTDVLNSINCSELPTHQLKLKVGVPVMLLRNIDQSKGFCNGTRLQLVDKSPASNMVVPGHACRVQFGGSDYQIGLHVARVTMEGLTWSLSWAVAEPAIALEDAWR